The Lathyrus oleraceus cultivar Zhongwan6 chromosome 5, CAAS_Psat_ZW6_1.0, whole genome shotgun sequence genome includes the window TCTCTTCCGGCATGAGCCTACACACACTAGGATGGTCGACTAATTTTTCATACAAATCATGTTTATGAAAACCACATATCACATTAAATCTCCAGTTTTTGTTTGTCAACATGTAACCATGCACCTTAAATGGACACTCACATTTTCTTGAACCGGTGTCGTCTCTTTTAAAATTTCGGAGAGAAGTTTTACATTTCTCGCTTCTTTCACACGTCATTGTCACAAAAGCGCATCTTCTATCCAAACCATTATCGGATCTTCTGATAACCACACCAAATCCTAGTTTAGCAGCCTCCATACGAATACATTGAAGCATTTGATCACGAGATTCAAACTCTTGCTCATTTTTAAATTGGTTCCCAACATCTAGCGCCTTCACGACAACTCCTTGGACATTCGGAGAAAAAACTTGTTTTGGTAAAACATCAgggtgcaccatatctaatgaAAACAATTACAACATAACAACATATAAGCGACAATGCTGAAAACAAAGTTGGAAATTGAACACAGACTAATTTCGGAAATGCATCTCTGGAAAAGTTCATACTCGTTTCGGAGATACATTTCTGGACACAACGCTcgttttaaaaaaaaaaatgcAAGGTTAATGTGAGCAATGCAATGGGAAATAAAGGATCTTTACCTGAAATTCTATATTTTGTTTCTCCCTTTGATGTGATAAACCAAAAGATTGGAGATTTAGAGTGAACAAATGAATTGAGAATGAAGGGTTTTTTGATGAGGGTTTGAGTTGAAAAACAACAATGGCAACAATGGCTGTATGATCGTGCAACTGATGATATTATCAGATTATTCCAAAGATACATCTCAAGAAGTATCTGAAATGCAAAAGTGACAGAATATTTCAAAATCCCACCCAAACTTTCGGCTATGTATCTCCGAAATTTCTAATGAACTAGTCAATTATGAATATATTTCATGAAATATTCTGGAGATGCATATCCAGAATAAAAATAACACAACTTATAGGGTGCCACTCAAAATTGCATGCGTTGAGTGTGTAATTGATGcatccggagatgcatctccaaaaatAGGGGGCATTTTTGGATTTTCGTGTGGTGGCTAAGAAGCTTATGGGGTTCATTAAGAAATcctcattcattttttttcaaatgggttgtgattgacccaaataatttgaaaaatatgtTTTGGAAAGTCTATCGGGCATCCCCAACTTGATCATCTTGATCACAACACTTCCATTTATTTCAATAATGCATAAACTATTCTTGTCATTATTTACCTCTTTCGAAAGTTACAGACTGTGCACAAAATATACTCAAAACAACCAATAAAACTCAAAAAAATTGGTCGCATTATTAAAAAAGTAGATATATCTTTACTAATCAAGAAGAATAAACACACATTTTTATAGGATTTTCAAAATATTGGTTTGAGTTTTCATCGTATTTTTTAAAATATCTGGTATGTGGTTTTGTTATACCGTAATTTTAAACTTTTAGTATACTGGATATTTCCCCACCCTTAAAACCTTATATACGACTAAGATGGATGATTCTGCTATATATTTTATGCAGTTCTTCACCACTGACTTGATATGTTTTACTTATATTTTATCtgaatttttaaagtttttaATCGAGTTATGGTATTTATGAGTAATTCGTTATATGTTTTATTGACAAATATTTCTCTCTGAGACCGAAGTATTATTATGGGTGTTAAATGTGTAATTCTTTGTGTCGAAGTCGAAATAGAGTTTTTTGTATTCGACGGGTGTCGAAAATGGTTTGTGTCGAACATAGTCTGTATTTGCTATATTTGACAAAAAGTCAAATATAGTTTGTCGAAACATGCAGTTGAAGCATGTAGTTGTCGAAGGAGTCGACGGAGTCGAAATAGTGAACTTAGCTTAGTTTTAGTTGTGTTAGTTATTTTGTGATTACCTTGAGTGCAAGTAATCTCTTCTATAAATAGAGATGAGCTCTATTTCAAATGTAACATAGTTTTTTATTAGTAAAGATATATCAATTTTTCCTTTATCTCACTTTGAGTGTAGTTTGCGCAACAATACATTCATCTTTTTCCTTCAGAATTTCTCCTTTATCTCACTTTCAAGTTGCACTGTTTTCTTCTCTCAATTCTCTGTATAGTGTAGAATCATCTTACAACCAATGAATGGTCGTTTCACCTGAGTAAACGGTGAAGAACAAGAGACGTGATCAATCAAAATgattgattcttgttcatcaagattgattcgGTTAATTTCAAGATTGGAGTTTTCCCAACATCTAGTATCTAGAGCATTGACTGTGTGATCTTTGGGACGCATGGAATCATGATGAATCATCTGAACGGGCATTTTCTGACGAACCTTTCCCTCTTGAATGGTAAGAAGTACGAaaattggtgcaagcagatgTAGGTTGTTTTCagttatcaagatctttgggatcttgtgaagaaTGGAGTAATACCAAATGGATCTTGTGATGAATAAAAGGTTGTACACAAAGatttgaagaagaaagattacAAGGCTTTATTTTTAATCTAATGCATTGATCAAAACAACTTTTAGAAAGTTGTTGATGTAGATTCAGCAAAGGAAGCATGGGACATCTTGGAAAAATCATTTGGAGGCGTTGAGGAAGTGAATGAGGTGAGTatacaaactcacaaaagaatgtatgaattgcttcagatggagGATAATGAAAGTGTGATTGATTTCTTCACCAGAGTTACAAAATTGATGAATCAAATTAAGACGTGTGGAGAAGTGTTGATATCAAAATATGTAGTGTTAAAGATTTTGAGGTCATTGACTCCAAATTTCGATCATGTGGTATTAACCATAGAAGAATCTAAGAATTTGTCAAGTATGACAAAATAAAAGCTTCAAGGGACTCTTGAATCTCACaaacaaagaatggctgaaagaaCTGCAAGTAATTCGAAGACTGGTGTGGCCTTGTAAGCTCAGTCAACTAAGAAAGACAAAGGAAGATAGAATGGTAACAAGGGCATAGGAAGTTAAAACAATTCGATTGGTAGAGGAAACCATTAAGAAGGTAGTTCATCGAATCAGAGGCAATCTTCCAACAAAGGCAATCACAGAGGTGGTGgtgcaggtagaggaagaggcGATGGAACAAACCCTGATAAAAATCATATTCAATGCTACAATTGTCAAGGCCACTATGCAAGTCAATGTCGTGGAGGAAATAATGATAAAGAAAGAGATGCAAAGCTTGCAGAAGAAGACGTGATGCTAATGGTCACAATAAAAGATGAAGAAAAATTCAAAGACCAATGGTATCTTGACTCAGGTTGTTCGTTGCACATGACTAGAAGAAAAGACTGGTTTATCAACATCAGTCCTTCGTCAAAGAACAAGTGAAATTTGCAAACAACAATAACCTATATGCTGAAGGTATTGGTGATATTCTGATAAGGAGAAAGATGGTAAACGATAAGTAATTTCCAATGTGTTATACATACCTGGTGAGGCTAGCAAAAATATACCTGGATGCATCACACGTTCGAATATATAACAGAttcaccatcgaactttattcattcccgaaggaaagggaaaacatcgataaaacccggggaaagAGAAATGGATAAGGAAGTCAtttatgcaaggggaatgtattagcacctctaacatttgttgtactcaacgggaaccgttttaattgttcttgctcgaatgggtgttatCTGAAGATTATTCGTGAAAGGataaaaggaaagaaaagaaatagATAGAATGCTCGGAGAGGATTAAGGCCATAATGCatatgtatccttatagtgcaataaggaattcagagctccatAATTGATAGAATTAATGATGGGAGATGAAAGGAAGAGTGCTAAcaagtatggtctgaaccaaaggattgtATGGTTTGACCCTAGATATTTTTAATCGTCAATTTTATATAACTGTGACTTTGTGTCACAGCAAGGTACGATTCATTACACACTTGCAAGTTTCATCTCCCTGACTTTACGGACTTGGGCACTGATGACAGTATatcattgcatatatttagtcgaagaattggagcaaaacaagtgaaagtcgAGCAAATATACGCAAGAATAACCAAAGAATGAGGGGAAAATATCTAAGTGTGCAAAttatggacttagtgaaatttcGAGTGAAAAAAGAGCAAAAAAAGGGTGTAGTTTCGAAAATAATTACATCCACCACCTCGCAACATCGTGCACGCGATATGGCATTTAAAGTTGCATCGCATGCGCGATGCAGGGTATCACACGCGCGATGGTCACTTTTCTGGGCTTTTTATGTCGTGTTCTGGTCCATTATGACGCATTTAAAAGAGGATTTTCTGCACTTTCACAAGTGTTACGAAATTGGGAGATTGAAGCACGATTTTGAGGGTACAAGTGGAgatttttagagcatttgaagccattggagtCCATCACTTCAAGGGACTTCTCATGTTATTTTTATCTATCAATTGTAGTATTATTAATTacactatgagtagctaaattcTTCTAGGTTATGTTGTGTTATGATGAATCTATTTctatattgttggattctatgtttATTTGACCATTGTAAGAACCTATAGATCTATAATCTTATTCAATTACTTCTCGTTcgtaatgctttttatgtgagatactcttttaatctgattttgggcacataTGGAATACTGACAATTAGTCTATATCTTGGACCTAAAGCAATTGTTGTACTTATGCTGGTTGAATATGGATAAGAGACCTAAAGTAGTGACATAGAGAACTAACGTTCTATACATCGCTTAACCCTGCTTACGTTGGCGGACTAAGGATAGAAAACTCTGAGTggtggttagtgagttattttTAAGGGATCGGctataacggttttgttaattcgACGTAGGGTTATAATGATTAGATAATTCATACAAgacatcaaacatcaacaatagaggaGTAAGAGATTCTACAACACAACCTGACCGCTTTCGTGACATTGTTTACttgtttatttacttttcgcactGAAACTTGAAAACACCCTCAATATACTAGTTTTTGTACATTAcacacattttgtcttgcttgAAGGCAGTCTGTGTCGATTCGATATTTTTTATTACTTTGACGTTATcggtacacttgccgagaagtcatcagacattcactactacaaatattatattttatgATAAAACCTTCTTATCACCCAACAAAAAACCGAGTTAAAGTTCCATGACACACTATGTTATTTTTATCCAAGAAATTATCATTTATTTCCTCGGTTTAAGAATAAAATCGAGGGATAAACTAATTCAGAGTATATGCTTTGAGTCACAACAACTAcaatttttgtttttttctttaaaaatgatgtttttcttattatttaagattttattttattattaaatattcTATTTTCTCGGTTTCTCAAATAACCGAGGGGTATGATACCCAAATTTTACTATAAAAAGATTCTTTCACTAagttttatcaaaaacctaacTCACAAGTTCAGCCGCTCCATACTCTTAAACATCATTTTGTTGGATGGATTACGAGATAGAAAAATATTGGTTAtgtgttgttgttcttgttaCATCAACCTTTAACAAATCATTTTTCTGTTTTTGCAATTTATCTCAcgtaatgttgttgttgttcttattgTTGTTCACGTCAATATTTAATGGAATAATTTTCCAATATTTTTAATCAAAGAAAATTTTCTATAATATATATTGATTTCTTCGGTTGAcaacattgagaaatttattctTAATCATATTGCAACACATAAAAAATTGGTGAAtggtaaaaaaaaattaaaaatgaaacAATACATGTTACTTTTAAAAATTGATTTCCATTCGTCATTTTTTGGTAATAGAAATCATCTATTACCTCGGTTCTTTTAGTAACAGTGGTTAAAAATACCAAATTTATAGTAATTTTTATTTAAAAGGAATTTTTTTTACCTCGGGTTTAAGTCATAATCGAAGGGAAAATTAAGCATGTTTATTAAGCGTCTTCGCAGTCCTTAAACAAATATCGGTTGTCTATTTAGTGAGTATCAATGCTCAAGACACTGACATTAGTGATTCGTGTGAAACCTAAAAGACATCTATTCAAAAGGCTCATGTCACATTATAAAAGCATCttgaatataaaaaattaatCATGAAATCATTTGTCATGAAAATATTGAAACttatttgttttatatcataAACATGAAACATTGTTCTCTATGATGAATTGCAAGATTAGAAAAATATTTGGGTTAAAGACTTTTGTTCTTAAATAATCATAtaattgaatatttattttatttatctatttttttttgttttatatcataAACAAATGCATAAAATATTCAACATTTGATCTTCCCAAAGATTCAATGAAATGAGAATCCAACATTTGTTCTTCCCTAAAAACCAACATTTGATCTTCACTTACGGTGATGATGATCAATCAGATTCAaaatttattatatatttttattttaatattccGTATAAACATTGTAATATTATGTATAAATAATGTAATttgtaaacaatttaatttaatattctaTGTAATTTgtatttcaaaaaaaaattccCTCGATTTTGTTCATAAATTGAGAAGTATGTGACGCAagttttaaaaatataaaaatattgtTGTTAGGATCGAATCTATGACCATTTCAACCATGTCATTGATTAATCAGAAACCGATGGATAAAGTGTTAAATTTTCATGACACTCTTCGTTACCACGCTTATATCACCGAGATAAAATCATCTTCGCATCTGAAATAACATATActttttataataataattagAGTGTAAAACTTACATGTACACCCCCTTCTTCAATCACACATAAGACATTCACCGTTGTGCCAAAGATCTCCCACAATAGTTTTCGGCATTTCATCATTTACTTTCCATTTTCTCTTATTTGCCAAAATAGTAACCAAATAGATTCCAAAATACAATTTGATCTGAGTGGAACTCGGTTCAAATTCCTTAAGCAAAGTATCATATCTGAGTCTTATCTTGTACAgcatatgaaaaaaaaaacaatggTTGAAAGAGTCTCTAACATAGATTAGTCATCAATAAAGTTAGTGAGTACTTCACACCAATAATATAACTAAAATAAAGATAGAAAATGATGATTACTATGATTATTATTTTGGATGTTCTTAAGCAATTGCTACAAAAAATTGATATGTGAAGTATCATTTTAAGAATTATAATCATACATATTCAACATTTAGTTGATGCCACAGCTCTAGCCCAAAACTTGATATGCTTTTTCATATCATCTGCAGACATATTATCCCCCCAATTTGGAACAGGAGGAGTTGCACGACTTTGCACTAACCATGCCTCTGATAAATAAGGTCCTCTTGCTGCTTTATCTTCCTCACTTTCATCTCTATTTTTCTCTTGCAAACCAGGAATTATGTTAGCTAAACTTGGACTTAATGCTTCTTTCTCAAATGAGAATCCTAAATCCTTGAACCCTTGAACTTCTTCATACTCAAGATCACTTAAGCTTCTCCTTATTGTTTTTTGATTTAGAACCTTTCTCCTCATTTCCATAATACCCTCTTTGTTTAAGCTTTCAACTTCAATGCTTTTGGATGCTCTACATCTTGGTATGCTACAACTCTATCAATAGAACAACAAAACATATACAATGAGTTCGGTTCGAAAACATTCTAGTTTGTGTTTGGTTCTGCGGTGACAAAAATTGATTCTTCTGAATAGAATTTGATTCATTAAATCATAAAAGAGTATAGATGATAAATATAGTACCTTAGAGGTTAACCTTGGAGGCAACTTGTCAATATTGGTAGGTGTTGATGGTTGTTTTTTGGATCTTCCATTTCTAGGATAAGTTTCTTGAGACTTTTCCTCTCTCCCTATTGATGGAGGCAAAGATGGTGTTCTCAACAATTTGCTTTTCCTTCTATGATGAAGTCCTTTCATCTTTGCACAATGATGTTGTTTACTAGGATCTAATGGTTGATGCACCAACttatcatcatcatcttcatcttcttcttttttcaCTCTAATTGGTGGCATAGATGGTGTTCTTTGAATCTTCTTTGAACAAACAAAAGCACTTTTGTCCTTGACCAAAAAATCTGAGTCTATAAGCCTAGTGGAAGGGTAAGGATCAGAGTGAGACCTTAGCATCTTTGGTTTTATATTCAACAAGTTATCAAAGAACCAACACTCTTCAAGAAGGTTCATTGCTTCCACTTTTTCATCTTTACAAAAAGAAGATTCACAAGAGCTATTATCATTTGGATCCATGAGTGTTTCAACTTTTCTCTAACTTTTTCAACACTTGATGTATGTATTATGAATTTATTTATATGAGCTCTTTTTGCATCTTGTGACACTGAATTTTTGGTTAAATTAATTGTATGTAGGTAGTACAATTGATATTAATATTTGACTATATTAAAGAATGATCATTGAAACTATGCTTTCTAGAAAAGCCATGTGAGATATGTCACCATGTGCTTTATATTGTCCTTATACTATTTTTTCTATTTAGGCATAATGAACTTAATGGTCCAAAAAATAAGTTTTGTATGATAGAGAAACTTATGTGTCTATAACATTCAATTCGGGCCGAATTTGAACTATAATATAACTGTTATCAGAATCGTCATAAATTTTTGAATATTCTGTATAGGTTAGTCTCtgtttaaaataaaaaactataAATTTTATTTAACAGTTTAATCACGGTTAAATTATGAAACATGTACGATAGATCATCTTGCAGACTCAAGAATTATCCGATAGAGATTAACTATTGATTTATTATAGAAGAGATGGATGAGTAGAAAAATGGCAAGTGGGGTTATGTAGCATTGAATCTCCACAACTAGAAAATAATTGGTAGGGACAACATCTTTGGAAGTGGCTCTGTCATGCCAGCACATCCCCATGTGATGGAGTTTTTGTTTATACAGCGACTTCACATCACAGAACAAGTTAAATTCATTATTGTGTTTGGTAGTAGATTACAACAAATAatacaattattattattattattatatttgtGATAGGTAAAGGGTATTGGAGGGCATGATGCATAGATGAAAGAGGTGATAGATATCTTAGCATGTAATTGAGGAAGACCTTTATTCCTTCCTTTTTATTCCTTCCAAAACGTTTATGACTTTGGCTTTTTTTTTTTGTTCATTCTCACAAGTCACGACGACAATGTTCTTAGCTGTCCAAATATTATGAGTTCTAAGAGgaataaaaatatataaaagagATGCTTGTTAAAGTGTTTGATTGATGTTGAAAAATCATGTGACACTAGAGTAAAATAAGCTGTTACGTAAACAGGTGAGTATTTAAATTTAATAAGCAAAATGAGATCTATATTTATTTCTTTAGATTTAATTTATATTCACAATCAATTTTTCTTTTACACTCTAAAATATTTAGATGAGATGGTAAAAGAATTCAATCATTTGGACCCTCAACATTATTATTCTCAAAGATCAATAATTTACGTTCATTTTTAATTGTTCAAAATATGTGAAATTATTTGAAGTGTATTTACAATCAAGACAATGCAACCAAGTGTTTTTAGTTGGAGTTAGAAATAGTCAATTACAAATAAGGTAATTTATCTATTTAAGAATGGTTTTTTTTGAATTTATGGATAGAACACTTTGCTCTTATACATGTCGATGTTCCCAAGACTTCTCCCACGTCTATTCAAGAGGTCTACAATACAAGTAGTCGAAATCAATTTTTCATGAAGCTTGAGCCATAACTTGAAGTTGTCAGAGGTGTTTTGTTAAATAGGAACTTTGTTTCTTCTTTAGATACATGTGTTGGAGAACTTAAAAGGGAGGAAAACGTCTTATTACTTTAGGGGTCATGTCTAGGACAATTGCATATGTTACTCAAAGTAGAAGTAAAGGTCGTGATATGAGACATGTTCAGTGCTTCTCTTGCAAATAATTTGGACAAATTGATCATAGCTGCAGTAAGAAGTCTTGTAATTATTGCAAGCAACATGGACATATTATCTCTGAGTGTCTCATGCATCCTCCATGACAAACACAACGTTCGATGCAGACATTCTATGCAACTAAAAATTCTAAAGTTGGTTCTTCCAATAGTGGTGCACCAAACAGTCGTACTATACAACCTGAACTGATTTAACAAATGGTATTTTCTGCTCTTTCGGCCTTGTGAATTCAAGGTAAGTCGTCTGATGTTTCTCGCACATGGTTTCTTGATTTGGGTGCATCCAATCACATTAAGGGTTCCTTTGAATATTTGCACAACTTACAATTTTATCATGGTGGTCAAAAAATTCAAATAGTTGATAGTAATATTTTATCTATCACTGATGTTGGCGACATAAACTCTATTTTTTTAGATGTGCTTGTATCATCTGGACTTGCTTCCAATTTATTGTTCTTTGGTCAATTGGTAGATATGTCTTGTGCATGAGCAGGTGTCGAGGAAGGTGGTCGTGAAGGGGTCTTAAGTGGAAAGATTGTTTACGCTCTAGTTTATTTCCAGTCAATTATCTCTTGCTAGTAAAAATGTTTTGAATTTTTATGTGGATTGGCATAAAAAATTGGATCATCCAAACTCTGCCATTTTGTATCACTTATTTAAAACCGGTTTATTGGGAAATATAAATGGCGTTTGTAATGCTTATGTTTCATGTTCAGTTCGAAAATTGGGTAAGGTGAAAGTAAAACACTTTCTTTTTCGATTGGTGTTCGTCGTGCTTCCACTTGTTTTGAGATGATTAATATTGATGTGTGGGAAATGTCTCTTGTAGTTTCTCATTCTCATTATAAATATTTTGTCATGTTAtttgatgattatagtcgtttTACTTGGATATATTTTTGTCTGTCTAAATCGGAAGTGCTTTCTATGTTTAAATTTTTTATTACATATGTtaaaactcaatttcaagatAGTGTTAAAATAAATCGCTCTGACTCTGGTGGTGAATACATGTATCGTGAGTTTTAAGAGTACCTTCAACAAAAAGGCATCTTGTCTCAAATATCTTGTCACAATAACCCTAAAAAAATGGGATGGCAGAAGACAAGACTCGTCATTTGCTTGATGTAACACACACCTTACTTCTTCAAGCTTTTGTTCCATCTTGGGTTTGGATAGAGGCTTTGTCTACAACTATCTTCTTGATCAATCGTATTCCGTCTAATTTATTGATTTTGATTCtcatttatttcatatttttaaaaTTCAGTTGGATTATAATGAATTAAATACtcgtgtgcgtgtgtgtgtgtgtattttGTACACCTACCTGCATTTGAAAGATATAAGCTTGAAGTGCAGTCTGTTCAATGTGATTTTTTATGGGGTATAGTTTCTCTCATaaggttataaaaaaattgaGGTAATGTAGCATTATTATTACCATGTTTATTAATATTAACCTGAGGTAACAGCTGCGTCcaatttaattaaataaaatagtaatCAACATTTCATGTCGGTTTTTCCAAAACTGATTGATAAGATGACTTATAAAACAAAGGTGCAATTTTGGTTCTAAATATAGCATAAGTTTGCAAGAGCTAGTAATCGGAGCTGAAACCCTGAGCTACATTTCCTGTCAGTTTTTTACAAAACCGAGGGATAAGTtttaactttttttaaaaaatggTGCGTTTCAGGTCATTTGCCATCGGGTTTTCATTGGCTGAAGTGaaagctttattatgaaatgtattatttgtagtagtgtgTAGAGCATTATAAATCAAGAAATGTATATGTTAGAAAATAAAAAACAACAGGTTCCCACTCCATTTCCTGTCGATGGTCT containing:
- the LOC127086284 gene encoding uncharacterized protein LOC127086284; this encodes MDPNDNSSCESSFCKDEKVEAMNLLEECWFFDNLLNIKPKMLRSHSDPYPSTRLIDSDFLVKDKSAFVCSKKIQRTPSMPPIRVKKEEDEDDDDKLVHQPLDPSKQHHCAKMKGLHHRRKSKLLRTPSLPPSIGREEKSQETYPRNGRSKKQPSTPTNIDKLPPRLTSKSCSIPRCRASKSIEVESLNKEGIMEMRRKVLNQKTIRRSLSDLEYEEVQGFKDLGFSFEKEALSPSLANIIPGLQEKNRDESEEDKAARGPYLSEAWLVQSRATPPVPNWGDNMSADDMKKHIKFWARAVASTKC
- the LOC127081984 gene encoding uncharacterized protein LOC127081984: MVHPDVLPKQVFSPNVQGVVVKALDVGNQFKNEQEFESRDQMLQCIRMEAAKLGFGVVIRRSDNGLDRRCAFVTMTCERSEKCKTSLRNFKRDDTGSRKCECPFKVHGYMLTNKNWRFNVICGFHKHDLYEKLVDHPSVCRLMPEEKECVTDMILNLVQPKNI